The following proteins come from a genomic window of Sesamum indicum cultivar Zhongzhi No. 13 linkage group LG10, S_indicum_v1.0, whole genome shotgun sequence:
- the LOC105171310 gene encoding 40S ribosomal protein S3a, with product MAVGKNKRISKGKKGGKKKAADPFAKKDWYDIKAPSVFNTRNVGKTLVTRTQGTKIASEGLKHRVFEVSLADLQGDEDHAFRKIRLRAEDVQGKNVLTNFWGMDFTTDKLRSLVRKWQSLIEAHVDVKTTDNYTLRMFCIAFTKKRVNQQKRTCYAQSSQIRQIRRKMREIMVNQAQSCDLKDLVQKFIPESIGKEIEKATSSIYPLQNVFIRKVKILKAPKFDLGRLMEVHGDYSEDVGVKLDRPAEEPAAEPTEVVGA from the exons ATGGCCGTCGG GAAGAACAAGAGAATTTCCAAGGGGAAGAAGGGAGGCAAGAAGAAAGC tGCCGATCCGTTCGCAAAGAAGGACTGGTATGATATCAAAGCCCCGTCAGTTTTCAACACCAGGAACGTCGGCAAAACTCTAGTTACTCGTACTCAGGGTACTAAG ATTGCTTCAGAAGGACTCAAGCATCGTGTATTTGAGGTGTCCTTGGCTGACCTTCAAGGTGATGAGGATCACGCCTTCAGAAAGATCCGTTTGAGAGCTGAGGATGTTCAGGGGAAGAATGTCCTCACAAACTTCTGG GGTATGGACTTCACTACTGACAAATTGAGGTCACTCGTCAGGAAATGGCAATCACTCATTGAGGCCCATGTTGATGTCAAGACAACTGACAACTATACTTTGAGGATGTTCTGCATTGCCTTCACGAAGAAGCGCGTGAACCAGCAGAAGAGGACATGTTATGCACAGTCAAGCCAGATTCGCCaa ATCCGGCGAAAGATGAGGGAGATTATGGTTAACCAGGCACAATCATGTGATCTCAAGGATTTGGTTCAGAAGTTCATTCCCGAATCAATTGGCAAAGAGATTGAGAAGGCAACGTCAAGCATTTATCCTCTGCAGAATGTGTTTATTAGGAAGGTTAAGATCCTGAAAGCTCCCAAATTTGACCTCGGGAGGTTGATGGAG GTTCATGGTGATTACAGCGAAGATGTTGGTGTGAAGTTGGACAGGCCAGCTGAAGAGCCAGCGGCTGAGCCAACTGAAGTTGTTGGTGCCTAG